The Xiphophorus hellerii strain 12219 chromosome 3, Xiphophorus_hellerii-4.1, whole genome shotgun sequence genome segment GACGCATCTTAATGGGATGCTTCCATCACTCTGTCCTTTAGCTTCTTGGACAGTGCAAGACACTGACAACTGATATATTTCTGATATATTATGCGAGtttggatttaaataatttgattaagcaccttttgctttTCAGCAAGGTTTAAGAAAGTATTTTCTTGTATATCTGCATTAGTTTCCAcatgtaaataagaaaaaaagtgctCTGCAGAACTCATCTTTCTGTCTAATTAACTGACCTTAacatgttttagatttattttatctaatttaTTCTGGCatcatttacaaataaacaataaattccTAAAGAGGTCAAGGCCTTTTTCTTTGCGTAGTTGAATCTGGAAAAGCattgattttataaaaacatttccacagttTTACTGTGTACAGAAGACACATTATAGTTTTAATACAACCTCGATCCCCATTTTAAAGGATCAAAGGTGAATAGGGAGACCAGGTACTGGCATGTAAAAGAGACTGTAGTTGAGAttcagttaaatgtttttttttttctttcttttcctgaGTGCCACATTTAAGAGATCGACCTCATTTCTTTTCTCAACTGTTTTAATTCCGACACAGGCACGCAAAGTTGTTGGTGGAGCGACTGGCCTGATTCCCAGTCAGTTCTTGGAGGAGAAGAGAAAAGCTTTTGTGAGGAGAGACTGGGGCACTGCTGGTACAGGTCAGCACACATCACGTCCCCAGTTTCCCAACAAACCAGACACCATTGTTGAGTCTCTCTGACAGATGCACTTTGGATTTGGCGTTTGTGTTTCAGGGATGCTCTGTGGGACTCTGattgcaaagaaaaagaagaaaagaatgatGTACCTCACTTCTAAGAACGCAGGTGTGTATCACCAAATGTGCTTTATGGTGTTTTCGTCGAAATGCATCTGAGATGATGCAGTTCTCATTCAGTGTGTGCATTGCCTTGAGCAGAGTTTGACCGTTATGAGCTGCAGATCTATGAGGAAGTGGCCAGGATGCCCCCGTTTCGAAGGAAAACGTTGGTTCTGATCGGAGCCCAGGGGGTCGGAAGGAGGAGCCTGAAGAACCGCCTTGTTGTTATGAATCCTCTAAGATATGGAGCCACTGTCCCCTGTGAGTGTGCCAGACAAACCTGGACAATTACAGAAATTGTCTACAGTGTGTTGTCAGTATTCATACCCATTGAACGTGTCCACTGAcaaatttagaaacaaaaaatctgaaagtgttTCACTTCCACAGAATCAGTCATTTCTAGAACCACTGATTGTTGTTCCAGATGCAGTTTATGTTGTCTGTCCCAACCAGCCCTACACAAATATACACTTGTGTTTTTTGTCCATTACTCTTTTCAAAATAGCTCGGACTTAGGTAAATTGGTATCATATGGTTTCAtgccaaacttttcagatttttattttacttttcacctcatttatgttcttttttgttttggtctctcACATTAAATACTCCCCGCAAAAATGACGGGGAAAGAATGCTTCTGCAAGGCACTATATGTGATTATTTTCCTGACTTTTTCTGGCTGTAGTTACGTCCCGCCATCCCAGAGAAGAGGAGAAAGATGGGCAGAACTATTGTTTTGTGACTCGGGAGGAGATGGAGCGTGACATCAAGGAGAGCCAGTACCTGGAGCATGGCGAGTACGATGGGAACCTCTATGGCACCAAGATCGACTCCATCCACGAGGTGGTGCAGGCCGGCCGCACGTGCATCCTGGACGTGAACCCTCAGGTAAAATCTCCTCAGCACCTTCCATACAGGGAGCTGTTTTGCCCTGAAGCTTTGGTTGTGACAACACAGTTTATGCACAGGCCCTGAAGGTGTTGAAGACTGCAGAGTTTATGCCGTTCGTGGTGTTTATCGCTGCTCCTGAGCTGGACACACTAAGAGGCATGCACAAAGCCGTGATCGATGCTGGCCTTACCACCAAAATCCTAACGGTAATCCTGAGAAATTCCTGTTCGCGTATTGTGAGGTGATCGTTGGTGCTCTTGAACAGTAGCTGCTGCCATCAGAGTATAACTGGACTCCCGCTTCTGTTGCAGGAGAACGATTTAAAGAAGACGGTAGATGAGAGTGCCAGGATTCGCCGGGCGTACAGCCACTACTTTGACCTGACTATCGTCAATGACAATCTGGACAAGGCGTTCGACAAGCTGCAAGATACTGTGGAGCGATTATTTGTCGAGCCGCAGTGGGTTCCAGTCAGCTGGGTGTATTGAAGCTCCTCCTACTGGACCTGCTGTCTGAGCTGCTGGGCCTGggattaaatacaatttttaacaCTGTGCTGCACACAGGAAGAATGGGACGTCAACCTCGTTGGTACAAACTGCATCCGTCACCTTAATCTAAATCGCCAGTTTTCTTTTCCAACACACTATGCAACTGTCCAAACAACAGGAAGAGTACTTATTTAGTGccaaatatgttgttttttttttttttagagagtATTTCTATTTAAATGGATGCGGCTTTTTTGTCAGATTGCTTTTAATCATCTGTCAGTTTGTCTAATTTCACATCTTATAAAggtaagttttatttattctcctAAAATGAGGGCTCTGTCAAAGAAAAGGATGTGATACCTCAGTGTTAAGTTTACAGTGTGTGTCCACTGCTTCAAGTCATTGTCACTACAAACTTAGTCATTCATCATGTTTCTTCTTACTGCTAAAATGTATTTCCGTACATTATTTTAGTTCAGTGTTCTCTCTGAAAGCCGTTCCTCCGATCACTCTTTGAAGATCATTATTGCACACAAAGCAAAGGAATACTGTAGTATTTGTCCAGCATTCACTGAAGCTGGACAAAAGGCTGGAAAAGCCATTCTGATAATAATGCTAACTGTTAGAGTATTTAAGTTTTTGGACTGTTAAACCAGTGGATTTGgtgctgtttgtgtttataaagaaaaaaaaaaaaacttacccAGGGCCGTTGAAGAGGGTACGTCATCTCAGTAAACTATCCCTTTAGATGTGATAATACTAAGACTTAacagttttaaataatgttCATATTTACTTACTaaaggtttattttacaagattTCAGATAAGATGTATTTTCAGATGTGTAATAAAATAACAGGTGTTTTCTAATGATCTGCTTCGTatctttttcagtaaaaatccCCTCCTGTCCGTTCAGTAAGCAAACATTCAGTTTTAGTTATTTCTCCATAAATGTTCTAGAATATTTGGACTACTGCAATGGTGCAGCTTTTTATATATGCCATCACACTGTTGAAAccaatgttttaataaatattcaaaataactATTAATAAACATATCCTTGATACTCTGGAGCTGTTAAACATAATTTGGATCAGTTATTCTGAAACATGTCTATAGTCCCTTTCCTGGAccagtttcatgttttacatGAACTCTGGACCTTCATCTGAGGTTTAGGTCTATTAAACACTCTTGTCCAAATTGATAAATCTTGAGATTTCAATCAAAATGACTTTTGCAAAAGTTACCAAATTCTTTGAACTTCTTAACATTACAAACATCAATGTAACTGTAACTGAGGCGCACCAAAGCAACGTTTGGACTAATTGTAACTTTGTGGCTTTTTGGTTTCACAACCTAAACTTTAGTTTGATCTCTGGCttgcctgctgtgttccttgatcttaatgatgctgttcacaaaatttctctaacaaacctctgaggccttcatagACCAGCTGCATTTTTACTGAGCATACATTTCTCAAGTTAAATGATTTCACTGGATGttatttaggggtgtcagaAAGAATGCAGCTAAGCACAAACATCTGCTGcactggtggaaaaaaaaacaaaaacatgcatcaATTTACTTCCACTTAACAAATTGTCTCTTATGTTTCGAtccatcaaataaaatcccactgAAATCCATAGAAGCTTGTGATTGTACCATTTCACAAAACACCTGTATTCAAGTGTCAGGGTAACAAATATCATTCACACTTTAATTTTTTGCAAACCACCTATCCTATCATCTTTACTAAACaattatttgttaatttgttggtctgtcacagaAAATCCTAAATGAACTAAAATTTTAACTTGAAATCGAGAAAGTGGGATCTTTGCAAGACACTGTTCAATAAGGAAGCACCATCATTTCATTGTGCACAACTTCTCATGTTTAAAAATTTGCAAGTGAGGCCCATGAATACAAGCATTTGTAGTAGAAGTCGGCCTTGGATGCTTTAGGTGAAAGAATCAAGTtttttgtatagca includes the following:
- the pals2a gene encoding MAGUK p55 subfamily member 6a isoform X2, which encodes MQSLAQAHERLEEVKLEAVGDDNVQLLTEILDSLNNLEERDPAAAELARILQEPHFKSLIEAHDKVAAKSYEMANAMDNSNSLSPSSLMPADAVRMIGIQKKTGEPLGVTFRAVNGEMVITRILHGSSIDRQGMLHTGDVIREVNGQQVGSNPEELQELLRNCSGSVTLKVLPSYRDTPAPPQVYLKPYFSYNPTTDNLIPCKEAGLAFAKGDILHVVNKEDPNWWQARKVVGGATGLIPSQFLEEKRKAFVRRDWGTAGTGMLCGTLIAKKKKKRMMYLTSKNAEFDRYELQIYEEVARMPPFRRKTLVLIGAQGVGRRSLKNRLVVMNPLRYGATVPFTSRHPREEEKDGQNYCFVTREEMERDIKESQYLEHGEYDGNLYGTKIDSIHEVVQAGRTCILDVNPQALKVLKTAEFMPFVVFIAAPELDTLRGMHKAVIDAGLTTKILTENDLKKTVDESARIRRAYSHYFDLTIVNDNLDKAFDKLQDTVERLFVEPQWVPVSWVY
- the pals2a gene encoding MAGUK p55 subfamily member 6a isoform X1 translates to MTVANAKSGSAMQQVLDNLKDMPSGTGAKDIDLIFLKGVMESPIVRSLAKAHERLEEVKLEAVGDDNVQLLTEILDSLNNLEERDPAAAELARILQEPHFKSLIEAHDKVAAKSYEMANAMDNSNSLSPSSLMPADAVRMIGIQKKTGEPLGVTFRAVNGEMVITRILHGSSIDRQGMLHTGDVIREVNGQQVGSNPEELQELLRNCSGSVTLKVLPSYRDTPAPPQVYLKPYFSYNPTTDNLIPCKEAGLAFAKGDILHVVNKEDPNWWQARKVVGGATGLIPSQFLEEKRKAFVRRDWGTAGTGMLCGTLIAKKKKKRMMYLTSKNAEFDRYELQIYEEVARMPPFRRKTLVLIGAQGVGRRSLKNRLVVMNPLRYGATVPFTSRHPREEEKDGQNYCFVTREEMERDIKESQYLEHGEYDGNLYGTKIDSIHEVVQAGRTCILDVNPQALKVLKTAEFMPFVVFIAAPELDTLRGMHKAVIDAGLTTKILTENDLKKTVDESARIRRAYSHYFDLTIVNDNLDKAFDKLQDTVERLFVEPQWVPVSWVY